A region from the Pelobates fuscus isolate aPelFus1 chromosome 3, aPelFus1.pri, whole genome shotgun sequence genome encodes:
- the GABPB1 gene encoding GA-binding protein subunit beta-1 isoform X1: MSLVDLGKKLLEAARAGLDDEVRILMANGAPFTTDWLGTSPLHLAAQYGHYSTTEVLLRAGVSRDARTKVDRTPLHMAASEGHASIVEVLIKHGADINAKDMLKMTALHWATEHNHQEVVELLIKYGADVHTQSKFCKTAFDISMDNGNEDLAEILQIAMQNQINTNPESPDTVTIHTATPQFFIGPGGVVNLTDDNGVASTVQFGNSSTSVLATLAALAEASAPLSNSSETPVVATEEVVTAESVDGAIQQVVSSGGQQVITIVTDGIHLGNLQTAIPTSGIGQPIIVTMPDGQQVLTVPATDIAEETVISEEPPTKRQCIEIIENRVESAEIEIPETSGSEFYIVNTQEFSQERESLQKQLDEANREAQRYRQQLLKKEQEAEACRQRLDAINRLHTKEVV; encoded by the exons ATGTCCTTGGTAGACTTGGGAAAGAAGCTTTTAGAAGCTGCTCGTGCTGGTCTAGATGATGAAGTTCGTATCCTGATGGCAAATGGGGCCCCATTTACCACAGATTGG TTGGGAACATCCCCACTCCATTTAGCAGCTCAATATGGTCACTATTCCACAACTGAGGTTCTCCTTCGAGCTGGAGTCAGCAGAGATGCACGAACAAAAGTGGACAGGACTCCACTGCACATGGCAGCTTCAGAGGGACATGCAAGCATAGTAGAAGTGCTAATTAAG CATGGTGCTGACATCAATGCCAAAGACATGCTGAAGATGACCGCTCTGCACTGGGCAACTGAACACAATCATCAAGAAGTTGTGGAACTATTAATTAAATATGGGGCAGATGTGCATACCCAAAGTAAGTTCTGCAAAACTGCATTTGATATCTCAATGGATAATGGAAACGAGGACCTTGCAGAAATCCTACAG atTGCAATGCAAAACCAAATTAATACAAATCCAGAAAGTCCTGACACTGTGACAATACATACAGCTACACCACAATTTTTTATCGGCCCTGGAGGAGTAGTAAACCTAACTG ATGACAATGGAGTTGCATCTACAGTACAGTTTGGAAACTCCTCAACATCAGTTTTGGCTACATTGGCAGCCTTAGCTGAAGCCTCTGCTCCTTTGTCCAATTCATCAGAAACACCAG TAGTGGCCACTGAAGAAGTGGTAACTGCAGAGTCAGTAGATGGGGCGATCCAGCAAGTTGTAAGCTCTGGAGGGCAGCAAGTTATTACTATAGTGACAGACGGCATCCATCTTGGAAATCTCCAAACTGCTATCCCAACCAGTGGTATAGGTCAACCAATTATAGTCACAATGCCAGATGGTCAGCAGG TGTTGACTGTACCAGCCACTGACATTGCAGAAGAAACTGTGATTAGTGAAGAGCCTCCTACCAAAAGGCAGTGTATTGAAATAATTGAAAATCGTGTTGAATCTGCAGAAATTGAG ATTCCAGAAACTTCTGGGTCAGAATTCTATATTGTGAATACTCAAGAGTTCTCTCAG GAAAGAGAATCCCTTCAGAAGCAACTTGATGAAGCCAACAGGGAAGCACAGAGATATCGACAACAGCTTCTAAAGAAAGAGCAAGAAGCAGAGGCTTGTAGGCAGAGATTGGATGCAATTAACAGACTCCACACTAAGGAAGTTGTTTAA
- the GABPB1 gene encoding GA-binding protein subunit beta-1 isoform X3, translating into MSLVDLGKKLLEAARAGLDDEVRILMANGAPFTTDWLGTSPLHLAAQYGHYSTTEVLLRAGVSRDARTKVDRTPLHMAASEGHASIVEVLIKHGADINAKDMLKMTALHWATEHNHQEVVELLIKYGADVHTQSKFCKTAFDISMDNGNEDLAEILQIAMQNQINTNPESPDTVTIHTATPQFFIGPGGVVNLTDDNGVASTVQFGNSSTSVLATLAALAEASAPLSNSSETPVVATEEVVTAESVDGAIQQVVSSGGQQVITIVTDGIHLGNLQTAIPTSGIGQPIIVTMPDGQQVLTVPATDIAEETVISEEPPTKRQCIEIIENRVESAEIEERESLQKQLDEANREAQRYRQQLLKKEQEAEACRQRLDAINRLHTKEVV; encoded by the exons ATGTCCTTGGTAGACTTGGGAAAGAAGCTTTTAGAAGCTGCTCGTGCTGGTCTAGATGATGAAGTTCGTATCCTGATGGCAAATGGGGCCCCATTTACCACAGATTGG TTGGGAACATCCCCACTCCATTTAGCAGCTCAATATGGTCACTATTCCACAACTGAGGTTCTCCTTCGAGCTGGAGTCAGCAGAGATGCACGAACAAAAGTGGACAGGACTCCACTGCACATGGCAGCTTCAGAGGGACATGCAAGCATAGTAGAAGTGCTAATTAAG CATGGTGCTGACATCAATGCCAAAGACATGCTGAAGATGACCGCTCTGCACTGGGCAACTGAACACAATCATCAAGAAGTTGTGGAACTATTAATTAAATATGGGGCAGATGTGCATACCCAAAGTAAGTTCTGCAAAACTGCATTTGATATCTCAATGGATAATGGAAACGAGGACCTTGCAGAAATCCTACAG atTGCAATGCAAAACCAAATTAATACAAATCCAGAAAGTCCTGACACTGTGACAATACATACAGCTACACCACAATTTTTTATCGGCCCTGGAGGAGTAGTAAACCTAACTG ATGACAATGGAGTTGCATCTACAGTACAGTTTGGAAACTCCTCAACATCAGTTTTGGCTACATTGGCAGCCTTAGCTGAAGCCTCTGCTCCTTTGTCCAATTCATCAGAAACACCAG TAGTGGCCACTGAAGAAGTGGTAACTGCAGAGTCAGTAGATGGGGCGATCCAGCAAGTTGTAAGCTCTGGAGGGCAGCAAGTTATTACTATAGTGACAGACGGCATCCATCTTGGAAATCTCCAAACTGCTATCCCAACCAGTGGTATAGGTCAACCAATTATAGTCACAATGCCAGATGGTCAGCAGG TGTTGACTGTACCAGCCACTGACATTGCAGAAGAAACTGTGATTAGTGAAGAGCCTCCTACCAAAAGGCAGTGTATTGAAATAATTGAAAATCGTGTTGAATCTGCAGAAATTGAG GAAAGAGAATCCCTTCAGAAGCAACTTGATGAAGCCAACAGGGAAGCACAGAGATATCGACAACAGCTTCTAAAGAAAGAGCAAGAAGCAGAGGCTTGTAGGCAGAGATTGGATGCAATTAACAGACTCCACACTAAGGAAGTTGTTTAA
- the GABPB1 gene encoding GA-binding protein subunit beta-1 isoform X2 — protein MSLVDLGKKLLEAARAGLDDEVRILMANGAPFTTDWLGTSPLHLAAQYGHYSTTEVLLRAGVSRDARTKVDRTPLHMAASEGHASIVEVLIKHGADINAKDMLKMTALHWATEHNHQEVVELLIKYGADVHTQSKFCKTAFDISMDNGNEDLAEILQIAMQNQINTNPESPDTVTIHTATPQFFIGPGGVVNLTDDNGVASTVQFGNSSTSVLATLAALAEASAPLSNSSETPVATEEVVTAESVDGAIQQVVSSGGQQVITIVTDGIHLGNLQTAIPTSGIGQPIIVTMPDGQQVLTVPATDIAEETVISEEPPTKRQCIEIIENRVESAEIEIPETSGSEFYIVNTQEFSQERESLQKQLDEANREAQRYRQQLLKKEQEAEACRQRLDAINRLHTKEVV, from the exons ATGTCCTTGGTAGACTTGGGAAAGAAGCTTTTAGAAGCTGCTCGTGCTGGTCTAGATGATGAAGTTCGTATCCTGATGGCAAATGGGGCCCCATTTACCACAGATTGG TTGGGAACATCCCCACTCCATTTAGCAGCTCAATATGGTCACTATTCCACAACTGAGGTTCTCCTTCGAGCTGGAGTCAGCAGAGATGCACGAACAAAAGTGGACAGGACTCCACTGCACATGGCAGCTTCAGAGGGACATGCAAGCATAGTAGAAGTGCTAATTAAG CATGGTGCTGACATCAATGCCAAAGACATGCTGAAGATGACCGCTCTGCACTGGGCAACTGAACACAATCATCAAGAAGTTGTGGAACTATTAATTAAATATGGGGCAGATGTGCATACCCAAAGTAAGTTCTGCAAAACTGCATTTGATATCTCAATGGATAATGGAAACGAGGACCTTGCAGAAATCCTACAG atTGCAATGCAAAACCAAATTAATACAAATCCAGAAAGTCCTGACACTGTGACAATACATACAGCTACACCACAATTTTTTATCGGCCCTGGAGGAGTAGTAAACCTAACTG ATGACAATGGAGTTGCATCTACAGTACAGTTTGGAAACTCCTCAACATCAGTTTTGGCTACATTGGCAGCCTTAGCTGAAGCCTCTGCTCCTTTGTCCAATTCATCAGAAACACCAG TGGCCACTGAAGAAGTGGTAACTGCAGAGTCAGTAGATGGGGCGATCCAGCAAGTTGTAAGCTCTGGAGGGCAGCAAGTTATTACTATAGTGACAGACGGCATCCATCTTGGAAATCTCCAAACTGCTATCCCAACCAGTGGTATAGGTCAACCAATTATAGTCACAATGCCAGATGGTCAGCAGG TGTTGACTGTACCAGCCACTGACATTGCAGAAGAAACTGTGATTAGTGAAGAGCCTCCTACCAAAAGGCAGTGTATTGAAATAATTGAAAATCGTGTTGAATCTGCAGAAATTGAG ATTCCAGAAACTTCTGGGTCAGAATTCTATATTGTGAATACTCAAGAGTTCTCTCAG GAAAGAGAATCCCTTCAGAAGCAACTTGATGAAGCCAACAGGGAAGCACAGAGATATCGACAACAGCTTCTAAAGAAAGAGCAAGAAGCAGAGGCTTGTAGGCAGAGATTGGATGCAATTAACAGACTCCACACTAAGGAAGTTGTTTAA
- the GABPB1 gene encoding GA-binding protein subunit beta-1 isoform X4 produces the protein MSLVDLGKKLLEAARAGLDDEVRILMANGAPFTTDWLGTSPLHLAAQYGHYSTTEVLLRAGVSRDARTKVDRTPLHMAASEGHASIVEVLIKHGADINAKDMLKMTALHWATEHNHQEVVELLIKYGADVHTQSKFCKTAFDISMDNGNEDLAEILQIAMQNQINTNPESPDTVTIHTATPQFFIGPGGVVNLTDDNGVASTVQFGNSSTSVLATLAALAEASAPLSNSSETPVATEEVVTAESVDGAIQQVVSSGGQQVITIVTDGIHLGNLQTAIPTSGIGQPIIVTMPDGQQVLTVPATDIAEETVISEEPPTKRQCIEIIENRVESAEIEERESLQKQLDEANREAQRYRQQLLKKEQEAEACRQRLDAINRLHTKEVV, from the exons ATGTCCTTGGTAGACTTGGGAAAGAAGCTTTTAGAAGCTGCTCGTGCTGGTCTAGATGATGAAGTTCGTATCCTGATGGCAAATGGGGCCCCATTTACCACAGATTGG TTGGGAACATCCCCACTCCATTTAGCAGCTCAATATGGTCACTATTCCACAACTGAGGTTCTCCTTCGAGCTGGAGTCAGCAGAGATGCACGAACAAAAGTGGACAGGACTCCACTGCACATGGCAGCTTCAGAGGGACATGCAAGCATAGTAGAAGTGCTAATTAAG CATGGTGCTGACATCAATGCCAAAGACATGCTGAAGATGACCGCTCTGCACTGGGCAACTGAACACAATCATCAAGAAGTTGTGGAACTATTAATTAAATATGGGGCAGATGTGCATACCCAAAGTAAGTTCTGCAAAACTGCATTTGATATCTCAATGGATAATGGAAACGAGGACCTTGCAGAAATCCTACAG atTGCAATGCAAAACCAAATTAATACAAATCCAGAAAGTCCTGACACTGTGACAATACATACAGCTACACCACAATTTTTTATCGGCCCTGGAGGAGTAGTAAACCTAACTG ATGACAATGGAGTTGCATCTACAGTACAGTTTGGAAACTCCTCAACATCAGTTTTGGCTACATTGGCAGCCTTAGCTGAAGCCTCTGCTCCTTTGTCCAATTCATCAGAAACACCAG TGGCCACTGAAGAAGTGGTAACTGCAGAGTCAGTAGATGGGGCGATCCAGCAAGTTGTAAGCTCTGGAGGGCAGCAAGTTATTACTATAGTGACAGACGGCATCCATCTTGGAAATCTCCAAACTGCTATCCCAACCAGTGGTATAGGTCAACCAATTATAGTCACAATGCCAGATGGTCAGCAGG TGTTGACTGTACCAGCCACTGACATTGCAGAAGAAACTGTGATTAGTGAAGAGCCTCCTACCAAAAGGCAGTGTATTGAAATAATTGAAAATCGTGTTGAATCTGCAGAAATTGAG GAAAGAGAATCCCTTCAGAAGCAACTTGATGAAGCCAACAGGGAAGCACAGAGATATCGACAACAGCTTCTAAAGAAAGAGCAAGAAGCAGAGGCTTGTAGGCAGAGATTGGATGCAATTAACAGACTCCACACTAAGGAAGTTGTTTAA